One region of Verrucomicrobiia bacterium genomic DNA includes:
- a CDS encoding type II toxin-antitoxin system VapC family toxin has product MHSHRVFLDSSFWIAFRDARQTHHARARACLGELFRERTHFVSTPFVFAETHATFARSQVVREMIIADFWENPLLHFAEITDADHREAIRFLRQHADKSYPFCDAISFVVMRRLGVKRVAAFDDHFRQVGGFEVVG; this is encoded by the coding sequence ATGCACAGCCATCGGGTCTTTCTTGACTCGTCGTTTTGGATCGCGTTTCGCGATGCCCGCCAGACCCATCATGCCCGGGCGCGCGCATGCCTTGGGGAGTTGTTTCGGGAGCGGACCCACTTCGTGAGCACGCCCTTCGTGTTTGCGGAAACCCACGCGACCTTTGCCCGGTCTCAAGTGGTGCGGGAAATGATCATCGCCGATTTCTGGGAGAATCCGCTGCTGCACTTCGCGGAGATCACCGACGCCGACCACCGGGAGGCCATCCGGTTCCTCCGGCAGCATGCGGACAAGTCGTATCCCTTCTGTGACGCCATTTCCTTCGTGGTCATGAGGCGCCTGGGCGTGAAACGGGTTGCCGCCTTCGACGACCATTTTCGACAGGTCGGCGGATTCGAAGTCGTCGGGTGA
- a CDS encoding glucosamine-6-phosphate isomerase, with translation MPRNLSTIAPTWWDYTTLDAGLIREAATLTPEKLAKLSRPGFQIYLYETLEEFYLAEALEYIEAWRQATPDNPVGICGPIGPTEQLPLVARLVNAFGLNLGAAHFWGMDEWVDAATGLEVPVSHPLSFERADRELCFNRIERRLRPPEANLHFPKSDTAAYRKSWSAGIRCAVMQGGQGDIKHWAFNDPLPRRGRWKHEPPPPSEYRKLATRVVDLHPLTLAQNARTSGGGNIALVPTKAVTVGPVETWKADRVSIWHAGTHDNPLGQRLTALMISRRLADSAVPMSLLADHPDVRFHYFRGGLGRCAIEMH, from the coding sequence ATGCCTCGCAACCTCAGCACCATCGCCCCAACCTGGTGGGACTACACCACCCTCGACGCCGGCCTGATCCGCGAAGCGGCCACGCTCACGCCGGAGAAGCTGGCCAAGCTGTCGCGTCCGGGATTCCAGATCTACCTGTACGAAACGCTGGAGGAATTCTATCTGGCGGAGGCCCTTGAATACATTGAGGCCTGGCGTCAGGCCACTCCGGACAATCCGGTCGGCATCTGCGGACCGATCGGCCCCACCGAGCAACTTCCGTTGGTGGCCCGCCTGGTAAACGCCTTTGGTCTCAATCTGGGTGCCGCCCATTTCTGGGGCATGGACGAGTGGGTGGACGCCGCCACGGGTCTTGAGGTTCCCGTGAGCCATCCGCTGAGCTTCGAGCGGGCCGATCGTGAGCTGTGTTTCAACCGGATCGAGCGACGCCTCCGCCCCCCCGAGGCCAACCTTCACTTCCCCAAGTCCGACACCGCCGCCTACCGCAAGTCCTGGTCCGCGGGCATCCGGTGTGCCGTCATGCAGGGTGGGCAGGGAGACATCAAGCACTGGGCGTTCAACGATCCCCTGCCCCGTCGCGGACGCTGGAAGCACGAGCCGCCGCCGCCGTCCGAATACCGCAAACTCGCAACCCGGGTGGTGGACCTGCACCCGTTGACCCTTGCCCAGAACGCCCGAACCAGCGGCGGCGGCAATATCGCACTGGTCCCCACAAAGGCGGTCACGGTCGGCCCCGTCGAGACCTGGAAGGCCGACCGGGTGTCCATCTGGCATGCCGGCACCCACGACAATCCCCTCGGCCAGCGTCTCACCGCCCTCATGATTTCCCGGCGCCTGGCCGACAGCGCGGTGCCCATGTCGCTGCTGGCCGATCATCCCGACGTGCGCTTCCATTATTTTCGCGGCGGTCTCGGCCGCTGCGCCATCGAGATGCATTGA
- a CDS encoding PIG-L family deacetylase — translation MPAVLALAAHPDDIEFLFAGTLLRLQAAGWDLHYCNLSSGNLGSLTLSAADTRRTREAEAREASARLGATWHAPFCDDLEILYTVPNLRRAAGIIRSVQPRILLTHSPVDYMEDHIVTCRLAVTAAFARGMPNFWTEPGHTHVEQDVTIYHAMPHGLVTPLREAVLPDLFVDTAGVHEAKRAALDCHRSQKAWLDASQGMDSHLGAMEEFSRRVGRLSGRFEHAEGWRRRLHLGYSAHDDDPLANALQEFVTPRPQRPASSFQPPAL, via the coding sequence ATGCCCGCCGTCCTCGCCCTCGCCGCGCATCCCGACGACATTGAGTTCCTGTTCGCCGGCACCCTGCTCCGCCTCCAGGCCGCCGGCTGGGATCTTCACTATTGCAACCTGTCCTCCGGCAACCTGGGGAGTCTGACGCTCTCCGCCGCGGACACCCGGCGCACCCGCGAGGCGGAGGCCCGCGAGGCCTCCGCCCGGCTGGGTGCCACCTGGCATGCACCGTTCTGCGACGATCTGGAGATCCTCTACACCGTCCCAAACCTCCGCCGCGCCGCCGGCATCATCCGGTCCGTCCAACCCCGCATCCTGCTCACGCATTCCCCGGTGGACTACATGGAGGACCACATCGTCACCTGCCGCCTCGCGGTCACCGCGGCCTTTGCCCGCGGCATGCCCAACTTCTGGACCGAGCCGGGTCACACCCACGTCGAACAGGACGTCACGATCTACCACGCAATGCCCCACGGGTTGGTGACGCCCCTGAGGGAGGCAGTTCTGCCCGACCTGTTCGTGGACACCGCCGGCGTGCATGAGGCGAAACGGGCGGCTTTGGATTGTCATCGCAGCCAGAAGGCGTGGCTGGACGCCTCGCAAGGCATGGACAGCCACCTAGGGGCGATGGAGGAATTCTCCCGGCGTGTCGGCCGGTTGTCCGGCAGGTTCGAGCACGCCGAGGGCTGGCGCCGTCGCCTGCACCTCGGCTACAGCGCCCACGATGACGATCCCCTCGCCAACGCGCTTCAGGAATTCGTCACTCCCCGCCCCCAGCGTCCGGCCTCCAGTTTCCAACCCCCGGCCCTCTGA
- a CDS encoding Gfo/Idh/MocA family oxidoreductase, with product MKPLNVGVIGHGWVASAHIPAINATGRARVTAIHSSRPLDDAALSARYGSPIRGYDDLDQMLSDASLDVVSICSYPQEHARHTVAAAQAGKHVIIEKPLALSWADCLTMDRAIRDAGVKSCVCFECRWSSQFLVTRAVLDQGLLGALHYGEVDYYHGIGPWYGQFRWNTRKDAGGSALLTAGCHALDALLLCLGTDVAEVTSYDTRSRSPIFEAYEYPTTSVSLLKFKGGQVGKCAAIVDCLQPYYFHTHLVGSEGSLLDRKFHSNKLATHRHQWSELSMKMLDSGDVSDHPYQTQFTAFFAAIERGEEMPLTSFRDALKTHEILFAADESAATGRPVRIG from the coding sequence ATGAAACCCCTCAATGTCGGCGTCATCGGTCACGGATGGGTCGCCAGCGCGCACATCCCGGCCATCAACGCCACCGGCCGGGCCCGGGTGACCGCCATCCATTCGTCCCGCCCCCTCGATGATGCCGCGCTGTCCGCACGCTACGGCAGCCCGATCCGGGGCTACGACGACCTCGATCAGATGCTTTCCGATGCCTCGCTCGACGTGGTGAGCATCTGCAGCTACCCGCAGGAACACGCCCGCCACACGGTGGCGGCGGCGCAGGCGGGGAAGCACGTGATCATCGAGAAGCCACTGGCGCTCTCCTGGGCGGATTGCCTCACCATGGATCGCGCCATTCGCGATGCAGGCGTCAAAAGCTGCGTCTGCTTCGAGTGTCGTTGGTCCAGCCAGTTCCTGGTCACCAGGGCGGTCCTGGACCAGGGGTTGCTCGGGGCCCTGCACTACGGGGAGGTGGACTACTACCACGGCATCGGACCGTGGTACGGACAGTTCCGCTGGAACACGCGCAAGGATGCCGGCGGCAGCGCGCTCCTGACTGCCGGATGCCACGCCCTGGACGCGCTGCTGCTTTGTCTGGGTACGGACGTCGCCGAGGTGACCAGCTACGACACCCGATCCCGCAGCCCGATCTTTGAGGCCTACGAATACCCCACCACCAGCGTCAGCCTCCTCAAGTTCAAGGGGGGCCAGGTGGGCAAGTGCGCCGCGATCGTGGATTGCCTGCAACCGTACTATTTCCACACCCACCTGGTGGGCAGCGAAGGCAGCCTGCTCGACCGGAAGTTCCACTCGAACAAGCTCGCCACCCACCGCCACCAATGGAGCGAGCTGTCCATGAAGATGCTCGATTCGGGCGACGTGAGCGATCATCCGTATCAGACGCAGTTCACCGCGTTCTTCGCCGCCATCGAGCGGGGCGAGGAGATGCCCCTGACGAGCTTCCGGGACGCGCTGAAGACGCACGAGATCCTCTTCGCCGCCGACGAGTCCGCGGCGACCGGCAGACCGGTCCGGATCGGATGA
- a CDS encoding antibiotic biosynthesis monooxygenase yields the protein MNSTALVTIHPYFKAHPGKRDAVRALLPAFVQRTASESGCRYYEFTLQDDVVFCREGYVSGAAALAHLENVGELLQQLLGVSDLIRLELHGPAAELECLRAPLGPFQPAWFLWECGLQR from the coding sequence ATGAATTCCACGGCGCTGGTCACCATTCACCCCTACTTCAAGGCCCATCCCGGCAAACGGGACGCCGTGCGCGCGCTTCTGCCGGCGTTTGTCCAGCGCACCGCATCGGAATCCGGGTGCCGCTACTACGAGTTCACCCTGCAGGACGACGTGGTTTTCTGCCGCGAGGGCTATGTGAGCGGCGCTGCTGCCTTGGCCCATCTGGAGAACGTGGGTGAACTGCTCCAGCAACTGCTGGGCGTCTCGGACTTGATCCGCCTCGAACTCCATGGCCCTGCCGCGGAACTGGAGTGCCTGCGCGCGCCGCTCGGCCCCTTTCAGCCCGCGTGGTTCCTCTGGGAATGCGGCCTGCAGCGGTGA
- a CDS encoding response regulator transcription factor, with translation MEPASLSLVLADDEPGFRTSLRDLLRQQPGISLVGEASDGPQTIQLLRERRPDIAILDSHLPRLSAVDLLAGLGTRRLPLFIFVAHERDRRPDGYRNGTAGWLRKPVSPASLGEALRAARTHLAARIGPPASAGGAGGRITVKTGTSLTLVDLDSVVRAAAANNHCHLVTTHRTLTVREGLSALASRLPPGRFVRVNRSSLINVDYIATLESKSHGDWIVRLRDGCQLTISRARRASIFRQIRAVT, from the coding sequence ATGGAGCCCGCCTCCCTCTCCCTTGTGCTCGCCGATGATGAACCCGGATTCCGGACCTCGCTCCGTGATCTGCTCCGGCAGCAGCCCGGGATCTCACTCGTTGGGGAGGCTTCCGACGGTCCCCAGACGATCCAGCTGCTGCGCGAGCGACGCCCGGACATCGCCATCCTCGACAGCCACCTCCCGAGACTCAGCGCTGTGGATCTGCTCGCCGGCCTTGGCACCCGAAGGCTGCCGCTGTTCATCTTCGTGGCCCACGAGCGCGACCGTCGTCCGGACGGATATCGCAACGGCACCGCCGGCTGGCTGCGCAAACCCGTCTCGCCCGCCTCGCTCGGTGAAGCGCTCCGTGCGGCCCGGACCCATCTTGCCGCCCGGATCGGCCCCCCGGCGTCCGCTGGAGGCGCCGGCGGACGCATCACGGTCAAGACGGGAACCTCCCTCACCCTGGTGGACCTCGACTCGGTGGTGAGGGCCGCGGCAGCCAACAACCATTGCCACCTCGTCACGACCCACCGGACCCTGACGGTGCGCGAAGGGCTGTCGGCCCTTGCCTCACGGCTGCCGCCAGGGCGCTTCGTGAGGGTCAACCGTTCCTCCCTGATCAATGTGGACTACATCGCCACGCTGGAATCCAAGTCGCACGGAGACTGGATCGTGCGGCTCCGGGACGGCTGCCAACTGACCATCAGCCGCGCCCGTCGCGCCAGCATCTTCCGGCAGATCCGCGCCGTGACCTGA
- the ald gene encoding alanine dehydrogenase: protein MTVGVPREIKEQEHRVGLLPSAAYQLIRRGHRVVVERGAGVGAGYPDSDYEAAGARLVEDHAMVFGDADLVVKVKEPLPGEYGFLRPGQILLTYLHLAAQRGLTEALRASGATCLAYETVEVNHRLPLLEPMSEIAGRMSVLVGGYFLAKHFGGSGTLLGGVPGVLPGRVVVLGGGVAGVNAARMAQGLGADVTILEVDIERMRFLDITLHTAHTLYSSEAHLMELLPEVDLLIGAVLVPGARAPKLIHRDMLRRMRPGSVLVDIAIDQGGCSETSRPTTHHDPVYVEEGVTHYGVANMPGAYARTATQALTNATYRYVELLADLGLVEACRRVPALLGGINILRGEVTVRPVAEAHGMTWRDPLALLESNDAA from the coding sequence ATGACCGTGGGTGTTCCCCGCGAGATCAAGGAGCAGGAGCATCGTGTCGGCCTGCTGCCTTCGGCGGCGTACCAGTTGATCCGGCGCGGGCACCGTGTCGTGGTGGAACGTGGCGCCGGGGTGGGCGCGGGATATCCCGACTCCGATTACGAGGCGGCTGGAGCCCGGTTGGTGGAGGATCATGCCATGGTGTTTGGCGATGCAGACCTCGTGGTGAAGGTGAAGGAGCCCCTGCCGGGGGAGTACGGGTTCCTCAGGCCAGGACAAATCCTCCTCACCTATCTCCACCTGGCGGCGCAGCGGGGGCTCACCGAGGCGCTGCGGGCCTCGGGGGCCACCTGCCTCGCCTACGAAACGGTCGAGGTCAACCACCGGCTTCCGCTGTTGGAGCCGATGAGCGAGATCGCCGGCCGGATGTCGGTGCTCGTCGGCGGCTACTTCCTCGCAAAGCATTTTGGCGGCAGCGGGACCCTGTTGGGCGGGGTGCCGGGCGTGCTGCCGGGGCGGGTGGTGGTCCTCGGGGGCGGTGTCGCCGGCGTGAATGCCGCCCGCATGGCCCAGGGGCTTGGCGCCGATGTCACGATCCTCGAAGTGGACATCGAGCGGATGCGCTTCCTCGATATCACGCTGCACACGGCCCATACGCTGTATTCCAGCGAGGCGCACCTGATGGAATTGCTGCCCGAGGTGGACCTCCTGATTGGCGCGGTGCTCGTTCCGGGTGCCCGTGCCCCGAAGCTGATCCACCGTGACATGTTGCGCCGGATGCGTCCGGGCAGCGTGCTGGTGGACATTGCGATTGATCAGGGCGGGTGTTCGGAGACCTCCCGACCCACAACCCATCATGATCCGGTGTACGTGGAGGAAGGGGTGACCCACTACGGTGTCGCCAACATGCCGGGCGCCTACGCACGCACGGCAACGCAGGCGTTGACCAATGCGACGTACCGGTACGTGGAGCTGCTGGCGGACCTGGGATTGGTCGAGGCCTGTCGCCGGGTGCCCGCCCTGCTCGGCGGCATCAACATCCTGCGCGGGGAGGTCACCGTCCGGCCCGTGGCTGAGGCCCACGGGATGACCTGGCGGGATCCGCTGGCCCTTCTGGAGTCCAATGACGCGGCATGA